The following are encoded in a window of Castanea sativa cultivar Marrone di Chiusa Pesio chromosome 9, ASM4071231v1 genomic DNA:
- the LOC142608966 gene encoding uncharacterized protein LOC142608966: MGEFQIANEGVGKPATARTGPIRWAPLPPGQYKVNFDGAMFANLRKVGLGMMIRDSNGNVIAALSCPMVGPLGALEMEAKAMEVGMRFALDIGIQDVVFECDALEVVNAVQGFAAPSSSILFIVEDILQQARWFLPHKKAGKCPCPHASTVF, encoded by the coding sequence ATGGGCGAGTTCCAAATAGCCAATGAGGGAGTGGGGAAGCCAGCTACAGCGAGGACCGGGCCGATCCGGTGGGCCCCTTTGCCTCCTGGACAGTACAAGGTTAACTTTGATGGGGCCATGTTTGCGAACCTAAGGAAGGTGGGGCTGGGCATGATGATCCGTGACAGCAATGGAAATGTGATTGCTGCTCTCAGCTGCCCCATGGTGGGTCCTCTTGGCGCCCTTGAGATGGAAGCCAAAGCAATGGAGGTTGGCATGCGCTTCGCACTAGACATAGGAATTCAGGATGTGGTGTTTGAGTGTGATGCGCTGGAAGTTGTTAACGCTGTCCAGGGGTTTGCGGCGCCAAGCTCTTCAATACTCTTCATCGTGGAAGACATCCTCCAGCAAGCACGTTGGTTTTTGCCACACAAAAAGGCAGGGAAATGTCCCTGCCCACATGCTAGCACAGTATTCTAA